In Antarcticibacterium arcticum, the genomic stretch CTTGCAGCTGATGTTGCAGGGATCACTTCCAGATCTGCCGCATCAACTTTGTTCACCGTTACCGATAATTTTTTACGGCTTGTAGCCCCGGCCAGACCGGTTACCACAACCTCATCCAGTTGAGCAGCATCTACTGCCATCGTAATGTTGATAGTGTTGGAGGTACCCACTACTCTTTGTTGGGTTTCATACCCCACATAGCTAAATTCAATGACGTCTCCTGCATTTACCTGCACACTGTAACGTCCGTCAAAATCTGTTTGAGTACCAGTGTTTGTGGCCGGTATAAGCACGTTAACTCCCGGAAGGGGTACCCCGTCCGAATCTGTAACTGTCCCCGTGACAGTCCTGTCCTGAGCAAAGGACAATTGTACGACAAACGCCAAAAAAAGCGTTAAAATCAAATGTAATCTTTGTTTCATTAGTTAGTTGTTTTAGTTAGATTGCGCCAAAAATGTGAATAAAATATTAAAATCACAAGTTAAACGCTTCTAAATTTTTTAACAATTCATCAATTTTTAGTCAAAAAACAGGGTGTTTTTGCGTTTAAAATGAGATTTTAGTTAAAGTATACTATATGTTAATCAATTCTTATCATAAACATTTTTTAGAATGCGGAACAGATGAAGCGGGGCGTGGTTGCCTTGCAGGACCGGTTGTTGCCGCAGCGGTTATCTTACCTAAAAGATTTAAAAACCAATTGATAAATGATTCCAAAGTCCTCAAAAAATCAAACCGTGCACTACTGAAAGATCTTATTGAAAAAAAAGCGCTGGGATTTTCCGTTTCTTTTGTGGATAACTTTATAATTGACCGCGTAAATATTTTAAATGCCTCCATTCAGGCTATGCATCAATCTATTGAAGAATTAGAAATTCTTCCCGAACACATCCTGGTAGACGGGAACAGGTTTAAACCTTTTAAGACAATCCCTCATTTATGCGTGATAAAGGGAGATGGAAAATACCTGAATATAGCCGCGGCTTCCATTCTGGCAAAAACCTACCGCGATGCCTATATGGAAAAGATCCACGAAGAATTCCCTGTTTATAACTGGAAACAGAATAAAGGCTATCCTACTGCCCAGCACCGGGAGGCTATTGAAAAATATGGCACCACTAAATATCACCGAATGAGCTTTAAGTTATTGCCACAGCAGTTGAAACTTACATTGTGATTAGTATATTTGTGATGCACACATAAAAAACCTACACTTTTGAAAAAACTACTGCTCTCCTTCGCAGTTCTTTTAATACTTGTTGCCTGTGGTAAAGACAGGGAAACCTCCGGGGATTTGGGTGAATTTATTCCACTAAACTCATCTTATATTATTAGTTCCCCCAATCTGGCTGACCTTTTGAAAAATATTGACAGCCTTTCATTTTTTAAGGATAATGAGTTCCTTATCAATCCCGAGATTCTCTCCCAACTAAAATCTCTTTCTGAATTCACAGGAAAAGAGCCTTCCTTAATTTGTTTAACTAAAGGGGGAGATGCTGGGCTTAATTACCTATATATAAGTAAAGGCCATCCCGATCAAATTAAGACCGATTCTATAAAGAACAAATCGGTTGAAACCTTTACCTATGACTCCTTCAGCATAAATAAATTCAGCCTGGAGGAGGTAACTTTCTTTACTTCTCACCGCAACGGGG encodes the following:
- a CDS encoding ribonuclease HII; this translates as MLINSYHKHFLECGTDEAGRGCLAGPVVAAAVILPKRFKNQLINDSKVLKKSNRALLKDLIEKKALGFSVSFVDNFIIDRVNILNASIQAMHQSIEELEILPEHILVDGNRFKPFKTIPHLCVIKGDGKYLNIAAASILAKTYRDAYMEKIHEEFPVYNWKQNKGYPTAQHREAIEKYGTTKYHRMSFKLLPQQLKLTL